One Spinacia oleracea cultivar Varoflay chromosome 4, BTI_SOV_V1, whole genome shotgun sequence DNA segment encodes these proteins:
- the LOC130471791 gene encoding uncharacterized protein — translation MASDQEEDEFLGFSDDEGDGTNSDSDYDDDEATQNAESEVNAHQIGDFEHNQQLPDLNEVGQEYAHECEVGPQHTSGISDNHSVPFLFDLNMPAQQEFPPSPIHQTETEQNHHKPRTPRINNELRLEILLFLLLRKEKHSDELIHGTNRQAVIKFGYTRKTIRLIWQRALAHKAAMNSYFYDSKYHNCGRKRIQVTYESIASIGMGDRTTIIDLARMLNLSPTTVWRMVKRKQIKPHSSPLNPGISEECKMARMKWVLGLLMDYSIPNDPTYYSMYDFIHIDEKWFYLTQKSQRVYLANNEPFPHRKGKSRTKIPKFMFMAAVARPRWGQDGQCEWDGKLGIFPFTDAVAAKRTSKNRVKGTIETKPIKSVNQIATRAMLINYLIPAIKEKWPPHEGEKVIYIIQDNAKAHILQNDQEWQQHYKQDGFTLILTQQPANSPDCNILDLGFFRSIQSLMHKKMPKTVEDLSGDVTEAYNELHAKTLSNVWMSLQYVGNEILKHKGDNNYQLPHNKKKILEDEGNLPEQVKAPRWAVNECKQLVDEWRANQ, via the coding sequence atggcttcagatcaagaggaGGACGAGTTCCTCGGTTTTTCCGATGATGAAGGAGACGGCACGAACTCTGATTCagattatgatgatgatgaggcaaCCCAAAATGCTGAAAGTGAAGTAAATGCTCATCAAATTGGGGACTTTGAGCATAATCAACAATTGCCAGATCTTAATGAAGTGGGACAAGAATATGCACATGAATGTGAAGTGGGACCACAGCATACATCAGGTATATCAGATAACCACTCAGttccatttttgtttgatttgaacatgCCAGCACAACAAGAGTTCCCACCATCTCCAATTCATCAAACCGAAACAGAGCAAAATCATCATAAGCCTAGAACCCCAAGGATTAACAACGAATTAAGGTTGGAAATCTTGTTGTTCCTTCTCTTAAGAAAAGAAAAGCATTCAGATGAACTCATTCATGGGACAAATAGGCAGGCTGTTATAAAGTTTGGTTACACAAGGAAGACAATTAGACTAATATGGCAGAGAGCATTGGCACATAAGGCAGCCATGAATTCGTATTTCTATGATAGCAAATATCACAACTGTGGGAGGAAGAGAATTCAAGTAACATATGAGTCTATAGCCTCCATAGGCATGGGGGATAGAACAACCATTATTGATCTTGCAAGGATGCTTAATTTGAGTCCCACAACAGTTTGGAGAATGGTGAAAAGAAAACAGATAAAACCACATTCAAGTCCCTTGAATCCAGGCATTTCAGAAGAATGCAAGATGGCAAGGATGAAGTGGGTACTTGGTCTCTTAATGGACTACTCAATACCAAATGATCCCACATATTACAGCATGTATGATTTCATTCACATCGATGAGAAATGGTTCTATCTTACACAAAAAAGTCAAAGAGTTTATTTAGCAAACAATGAACCATTTCCACACAGGAAGGGAAAATCAAGAACTAAGATTCCAAAGTTCATGTTCATGGCAGCAGTAGCAAGGCCAAGGTGGGGACAAGATGGGCAGTGTGAGTGGGATGGGAAACTTGGTATATTTCCATTCACAGATGCAGTGGCAGCAAAGAGAACATCCAAAAACAGAGTGAAGGGGACAATTGAGACTAAACCAATCAAGTCAGTGAATCAGATTGCAACTAGGGCCATGCTAATCAACTACCTAATCCCAGCGATTAAAGAGAAATGGCCACCACATGAGGGGGAAAAGGTGATATACATCATTCAAGACAATGCAAAGgcacacattttgcaaaatgatCAAGAATGGCAGCAACATTACAAGCAAGATGGGTTTACATTGATATTGACTCAGCAGCcagcaaacagtccagattgTAACATATTAGACTTGGGGTTCTTTAGGTCAATTCAATCACTAATGCACAAAAAGATGCCTAAAACAGTTGAAGATTTAAGTGGTGATGTGACTGAGGCATATAATGAACTGCATGCAAAGACTCTATCTAATGTGTGGATGTCACTTCAATATGTTGGAAATGAAATTTTGAAACACAAGGGGGACAACAACTACCAACTCCCACACAACaagaaaaagattttagaagatgAGGGGAATCTGCCAGAACAAGTTAAGGCCCCAAGGTGGGCTGTGAATGAATGCAAACAACTTGTTGATGAATGGAGAGCAAATCAGTGA